A window of the Haloquadratum walsbyi C23 genome harbors these coding sequences:
- the gfcR gene encoding transcriptional regulator GfcR — MKNVDDLIENAAELAERGLSKGEIADELNVSRETASWLVERSQPTDNSQSSSANNPTEAHDIHVDWSAVGRDSKRLSYIGQAMADLLMKEGEAVDLTIGIEKAGASLSTVVAQELDTDLGSYAPAKHQWDEGDINELGGSFSRNFAQIRDRDCYIVDDTITSGTTMQETIDAIRDAGGRPVACVVVVDKQGVDSLADVPVYSLIDVVRVDSDTNDRDISNKSNSAPPDI; from the coding sequence ATGAAGAACGTTGATGATCTTATCGAAAATGCAGCTGAACTTGCTGAACGAGGGCTCTCAAAAGGTGAAATTGCTGATGAATTAAATGTCTCACGAGAAACAGCTAGTTGGCTTGTTGAACGAAGTCAGCCAACCGATAACAGCCAATCGTCATCAGCGAACAATCCGACAGAAGCACATGATATTCACGTTGATTGGAGTGCTGTTGGGCGTGACTCAAAACGGCTTAGCTATATTGGACAAGCGATGGCTGATTTATTAATGAAGGAGGGTGAAGCGGTTGATCTAACAATTGGGATTGAAAAAGCGGGTGCATCACTCTCGACCGTTGTTGCTCAAGAACTTGATACAGATCTTGGGTCATATGCACCTGCAAAGCACCAATGGGACGAAGGGGATATCAATGAACTTGGTGGATCATTCTCGCGGAACTTTGCACAGATTCGTGATCGTGACTGCTACATTGTCGATGATACAATTACTTCTGGCACAACGATGCAAGAGACAATTGACGCGATTCGTGATGCCGGTGGTCGACCTGTTGCATGTGTTGTTGTTGTTGATAAACAGGGCGTCGATTCACTAGCCGACGTCCCTGTGTATTCACTTATCGATGTTGTCCGTGTCGATAGTGACACTAATGACCGTGACATATCCAATAAATCAAATTCGGCGCCACCTGATATATGA
- a CDS encoding glucose 1-dehydrogenase, which yields MQAIAVSRDSKGPICIEKPRPEPEPGEALIRTLRVGIDGTDHEIIAGSYGEYPADEDHLVLGHEAVGVVEDPGTTGLERGEVVAPIVRRSPNGESVYFDRGEPDMAPEGSYHERGIIGSHGYFSEFFTSQAQHLVSIPSSLAQAGFLVEPLSVVNKAIELATASRSSFTWEPTSALVLGNGSLGLLMLAHLTSTDTYERCYCLGRRDRPDPTIDIIERLGATYVDSRKTPVDTIPSTYESMDFICEATGHAPHAFKTIDALAPNGVGALLGVPESSSFEIDGGALHNELVLHNKALIGSVNSNITHFKTASDDLQTFPEWFIDSLITDVYPLSEFRYAFDNNDDTTIKTAVQLSAYEER from the coding sequence ATGCAAGCTATCGCAGTTTCACGTGATTCTAAGGGGCCAATTTGTATTGAAAAGCCTCGACCTGAGCCAGAACCAGGCGAGGCGCTCATCCGAACGCTCCGGGTTGGTATCGACGGAACCGATCATGAGATAATTGCTGGGTCCTACGGTGAGTATCCTGCTGATGAGGACCACCTTGTCCTCGGACATGAGGCAGTCGGTGTGGTCGAGGATCCAGGAACAACCGGTCTTGAACGTGGCGAAGTCGTAGCCCCAATAGTTCGACGCTCCCCAAATGGAGAATCTGTATATTTTGACCGTGGTGAACCAGACATGGCGCCTGAAGGCTCATATCATGAACGTGGCATTATCGGGTCTCATGGCTACTTTTCTGAGTTCTTCACCTCACAAGCGCAGCATCTTGTTTCAATTCCATCATCGTTGGCTCAGGCTGGCTTTCTTGTTGAACCGCTCTCAGTCGTAAACAAAGCTATTGAACTCGCAACCGCTTCACGATCATCATTCACCTGGGAGCCAACATCAGCACTCGTCTTAGGCAATGGCAGTCTTGGATTACTGATGCTTGCTCATCTTACTTCGACAGACACCTATGAGCGGTGTTACTGCCTTGGGCGTCGTGACCGACCAGATCCGACGATTGACATTATCGAGCGACTTGGTGCAACATATGTTGACTCTCGAAAAACCCCTGTCGATACGATTCCGTCTACATATGAATCGATGGACTTTATTTGTGAGGCGACCGGGCATGCTCCACATGCGTTCAAAACGATTGATGCACTGGCGCCAAACGGTGTTGGTGCTTTGCTTGGAGTTCCTGAGTCATCAAGCTTTGAAATCGATGGCGGAGCGCTTCATAATGAACTTGTATTGCATAATAAAGCGCTCATCGGCAGTGTAAACTCAAATATAACTCACTTTAAGACAGCGAGTGATGATCTCCAAACATTTCCAGAATGGTTTATTGATTCGCTTATCACCGACGTATATCCACTCTCGGAGTTTCGATATGCATTCGATAATAACGACGACACCACTATAAAAACAGCCGTGCAACTCAGCGCATATGAAGAACGTTGA